A single window of Candidatus Limnocylindria bacterium DNA harbors:
- a CDS encoding polyprenyl synthetase family protein, with amino-acid sequence MGAVSSAAFYAPVEGELQELERRLLAVGRGGHPTFQAAVEHVFQTPGKLLRPTLVFLSARFGTRDDRETVLNLAESLELVHTASLVHDDIVDRADVRRNIPTVNAMWDGDVALIVGDYLFAKAYALAAVLPKPEVIAIVAQTVFALCDGELNEVTSPPTMPTEAQYLERIELKTASLYAACCQGAALLTEADPEHVAALGAFGTNLGLAFQMTDDILDLVGDEAEFGKAVGRDLEEGMATLPMIYAAAESGGEDGELARRIVAPGKSRGEVVELLRIIRASSGPERARARALAFHDAALRALDGLPARGEREALRTVADFVVSRVR; translated from the coding sequence ATGGGAGCGGTGTCGAGCGCGGCCTTCTATGCGCCTGTTGAAGGTGAGCTCCAGGAACTCGAGCGCCGGCTTCTGGCTGTGGGTCGGGGCGGACATCCGACGTTCCAGGCCGCGGTCGAGCACGTCTTCCAGACACCGGGAAAGCTTCTCCGACCGACGCTGGTGTTCCTGTCGGCGCGCTTCGGGACGCGCGACGATCGTGAGACGGTGCTCAACCTCGCCGAGTCGCTCGAGCTCGTGCACACCGCGTCGCTTGTCCATGACGACATCGTCGATCGCGCCGATGTCCGCAGAAATATCCCGACCGTGAACGCGATGTGGGACGGCGATGTCGCGCTCATCGTCGGCGACTACCTTTTCGCGAAGGCGTACGCGCTCGCGGCCGTCCTGCCGAAGCCCGAGGTGATAGCGATCGTCGCGCAGACGGTGTTCGCGCTATGCGACGGCGAGCTGAACGAGGTCACGTCGCCTCCGACGATGCCGACCGAGGCGCAGTACCTCGAGCGCATCGAGCTCAAGACCGCGTCGCTGTACGCCGCGTGCTGCCAGGGTGCCGCGCTGCTGACCGAGGCGGATCCAGAGCATGTGGCGGCGCTCGGCGCGTTCGGCACGAATCTCGGGCTCGCCTTCCAGATGACCGACGACATCCTCGATCTCGTCGGTGACGAGGCTGAATTCGGCAAAGCCGTTGGGCGCGATCTCGAGGAGGGCATGGCGACGCTGCCGATGATCTATGCGGCTGCGGAGTCCGGTGGCGAGGACGGCGAGCTCGCGCGTCGCATTGTCGCGCCCGGCAAGTCACGCGGCGAAGTGGTCGAGCTCCTGCGGATCATCCGCGCCAGCAGCGGGCCTGAGCGCGCGCGTGCGCGTGCCCTCGCGTTCCACGACGCCGCGCTCCGCGCGCTCGACGGTCTGCCGGCGCGTGGCGAGCGTGAAGCGCTGCGAACGGTCGCCGACTTCGTCGTCAGCCGCGTGCGGTGA
- a CDS encoding DinB family protein, whose product MSPVPKPALAEMRDRLFEEVERVLGAAEGLDATQLSWTPKTKGANSLLVLAAHTVGAAERHVVRTVGGGEVSGTREEEFAARGDLSPIRAHWDTVRRKIVETIDNLPPGRLDDEVPKPSRLRTIHGVLVHAVAHAAEHAGQAELTRDLVKERG is encoded by the coding sequence GTGAGTCCAGTACCGAAACCCGCGCTCGCGGAGATGCGCGACCGCCTATTCGAAGAGGTCGAGCGCGTGCTCGGCGCGGCAGAGGGTCTGGACGCGACGCAGCTGTCATGGACACCGAAGACGAAGGGAGCCAACAGCCTGCTCGTGCTCGCCGCGCACACCGTTGGAGCCGCCGAACGCCACGTGGTCCGCACCGTCGGCGGTGGTGAGGTGAGCGGGACGCGTGAGGAGGAGTTCGCGGCGCGAGGAGACCTTTCGCCGATCCGCGCGCACTGGGACACCGTGCGTCGGAAGATCGTCGAGACGATCGACAATTTGCCACCCGGACGCCTCGATGACGAGGTCCCGAAGCCGTCGCGCCTGCGCACGATTCACGGAGTGCTCGTGCACGCGGTGGCGCACGCCGCCGAGCACGCCGGACAAGCGGAATTGACGCGCGATCTCGTCAAGGAGCGCGGCTAG
- the ricT gene encoding regulatory iron-sulfur-containing complex subunit RicT codes for MRTVVGARFMKAGRMYFFDPGPVVDYRVNDWIIVRTELGVDAARVQILPTDSPLVQIDPPLGTVVRKATVGDVLEINKRERMDADAALVAAEMARARSLPMKILGTDWQFDGSALTIFYSIDPSGRGPADGDLAELSDAFAAHFGTRVELRRLGARDETKVMTGVGTCGRELCCSSWLDKFSNISIRMAKEQDLPLNQSKLTGVCGRLKCCLIYELETYQEVKGKLPKLGETFHIPTCVSGSCGTSGCATTQGVNVVKESIVVGLMDGGRAEYTATELGVTFDPVTAHTRGVGSYGGDEVLRQERPTPVQDGGAKRKRRRRGRRGGRDRGSPPAS; via the coding sequence ATGCGTACCGTCGTCGGCGCTCGATTCATGAAGGCCGGACGCATGTACTTCTTCGACCCCGGACCGGTGGTCGACTACCGCGTCAACGACTGGATCATCGTGCGCACCGAGCTCGGCGTTGACGCCGCCCGCGTCCAGATCCTGCCGACCGACTCGCCCCTCGTGCAGATCGACCCGCCACTCGGCACCGTTGTGCGCAAAGCGACGGTCGGCGACGTGCTCGAGATCAACAAGCGCGAGCGCATGGATGCCGACGCGGCGCTCGTCGCGGCCGAGATGGCCCGCGCGAGATCGCTCCCGATGAAGATCCTCGGGACGGACTGGCAGTTCGACGGATCGGCGCTGACGATCTTCTACTCGATCGACCCGTCGGGGCGCGGGCCCGCCGACGGCGACCTCGCGGAGCTGAGTGACGCCTTCGCGGCGCACTTCGGAACTCGCGTCGAGCTGCGTCGCCTCGGCGCACGCGACGAGACGAAGGTGATGACAGGTGTCGGCACGTGTGGCCGCGAGCTCTGCTGCTCGAGCTGGCTCGACAAGTTCTCCAACATCTCGATCCGGATGGCGAAGGAGCAGGACCTTCCGCTCAATCAGTCGAAGCTCACAGGCGTGTGCGGCCGTCTCAAGTGCTGCCTCATCTACGAGCTCGAGACCTATCAAGAGGTGAAGGGCAAGCTCCCGAAGCTCGGCGAGACCTTCCACATTCCCACCTGTGTCAGCGGTTCGTGCGGCACGTCGGGGTGCGCGACGACACAGGGCGTCAACGTCGTCAAGGAGTCCATCGTGGTCGGACTCATGGACGGCGGCCGCGCGGAGTACACCGCCACGGAGCTCGGCGTGACGTTCGATCCGGTCACCGCGCACACGCGCGGCGTTGGGTCGTACGGCGGCGACGAAGTCCTGCGACAAGAGCGGCCTACGCCAGTCCAAGACGGCGGAGCAAAGCGAAAGCGCCGCCGCCGCGGACGGCGGGGCGGACGCGACCGCGGGAGTCCGCCAGCGAGCTAG
- a CDS encoding DNA polymerase III subunit — translation MRDVIGQRRLLARLGERAVRGDVAHGYELSGPRSIGKHTLALRLAQTLNCATQPAVPGGCGVCVACRKIERGLHPDVREVTRLVDQAKRDDRKNITIEQIREMQQDLALRPLEGRKRFVIIDDAADLSEHAEVALLKTLEEPPPHAVLLLITPTPSRLLETIRSRLQPLPFRSVARLDIERALVARFGQDAARFAAPAAGKPGIAFALATDESARAARTQSEAEFYRLVGSRLTERFAWAAALADERDSQKRGELIETRLVNWSELVRDAAVAATGVADRAMRPDRADESRRLAAKVTTRDLVDLAQRMERWRRDVVETTVSARMLLELFALRLPYDETFAEAA, via the coding sequence GTGCGAGATGTGATCGGGCAGCGTCGCCTGCTCGCCAGGCTTGGCGAGCGAGCGGTCCGCGGCGACGTGGCCCATGGATACGAGCTCAGCGGTCCGCGGTCGATCGGGAAGCACACGCTGGCACTGCGGTTGGCGCAAACATTGAACTGCGCGACGCAGCCGGCGGTGCCGGGCGGATGCGGTGTTTGCGTCGCCTGCCGGAAGATCGAGCGCGGTCTGCATCCGGACGTCCGCGAGGTCACACGACTCGTGGATCAAGCGAAGCGCGACGACCGCAAGAACATAACGATCGAGCAGATCCGCGAGATGCAGCAGGACCTGGCGCTGCGTCCGCTCGAGGGGCGAAAACGCTTCGTGATCATCGACGACGCCGCCGACCTGTCCGAGCACGCCGAGGTCGCGCTCCTCAAGACCCTCGAAGAGCCGCCGCCACACGCCGTGCTTCTGCTGATCACCCCGACACCTTCCCGGCTCCTCGAGACGATCCGGTCGCGCCTGCAGCCGCTGCCGTTCCGTTCGGTCGCTCGTCTGGACATCGAACGCGCGTTGGTCGCGCGGTTCGGCCAGGACGCGGCCCGCTTCGCCGCACCGGCGGCCGGGAAGCCCGGCATCGCCTTCGCACTCGCGACGGACGAGAGCGCGCGCGCGGCGCGCACACAGTCCGAGGCCGAGTTCTACCGTCTTGTTGGAAGCAGGCTGACCGAGCGCTTCGCATGGGCCGCGGCACTCGCGGACGAGCGCGATTCCCAGAAGCGCGGCGAGCTCATCGAAACGCGTCTTGTGAACTGGAGCGAGCTCGTCCGAGATGCCGCCGTCGCCGCGACCGGCGTGGCCGATCGCGCGATGCGGCCAGATCGCGCTGACGAGAGCCGCCGTCTCGCGGCGAAGGTCACGACACGCGACCTCGTGGACCTCGCGCAGCGGATGGAGCGATGGCGCCGCGACGTCGTCGAGACGACGGTCAGCGCGCGCATGCTGCTCGAGCTCTTCGCGCTGCGACTCCCGTACGACGAGACTTTCGCGGAGGCTGCCTGA
- a CDS encoding glycosyltransferase family 4 protein has product MRIVIAKKLLSTIGGSEALARSLDRELRALGHDVTLVGLRPAWTRPGVPRETLAAPPGPVTIHSNGAHFVFLPARGGRVGAAIDGLFPTALVDAEDLRRVVAGADLVHSIAREWAGPLERAARAVGAAFVETPLVHPGQPFSGAGRGDIARYRRDDAVIALTEWEAGWYRERGVGQVHVTGVGPNLHALPETRREDATILFVGRRERYKGYHALRAAAPLVWAERPDARFVTIGQAAWNAFLDRGLHDARWIDRGIATEGEKAEAFARATIFAMPSDHETFGQSYLEAWSAGLPVIAGDIAPLREVVREGVDGLHLKNEPRAIADAILALLRDPERAREMGTAGRERVSREFSWPAVARRTEVAYAAAVEVRDGRRART; this is encoded by the coding sequence GTGCGCATCGTCATCGCGAAGAAGCTCCTCTCGACGATCGGTGGATCCGAGGCCCTCGCGCGTTCCCTTGATCGCGAGCTGCGAGCGCTCGGCCACGACGTGACCCTCGTCGGTCTGCGGCCGGCCTGGACGCGACCCGGCGTGCCGCGCGAAACGCTCGCGGCGCCGCCCGGACCGGTGACGATCCACTCGAATGGAGCGCACTTCGTGTTCCTCCCGGCGCGCGGCGGTCGCGTTGGAGCGGCCATCGACGGACTGTTCCCCACCGCGCTGGTCGATGCGGAGGATCTGCGTCGCGTCGTGGCCGGAGCGGACTTGGTGCATTCGATCGCGCGCGAGTGGGCGGGGCCCCTCGAGCGCGCGGCACGGGCCGTCGGCGCCGCGTTCGTTGAGACGCCGCTCGTCCACCCTGGGCAGCCGTTCTCCGGCGCCGGCCGCGGCGACATAGCGCGTTACCGCCGTGATGACGCCGTCATCGCGCTGACGGAGTGGGAAGCCGGCTGGTACCGCGAGCGCGGTGTCGGCCAGGTGCACGTCACAGGCGTCGGGCCGAACCTGCACGCACTGCCCGAGACGAGGCGCGAAGATGCGACGATCCTCTTCGTTGGGCGACGCGAGCGCTACAAGGGTTATCACGCGCTGCGCGCGGCGGCGCCGCTTGTATGGGCGGAGCGACCGGACGCGCGCTTCGTCACGATCGGACAGGCGGCGTGGAACGCGTTCCTGGACCGAGGCCTTCATGACGCGCGCTGGATCGATCGCGGGATCGCGACCGAGGGCGAGAAGGCAGAGGCGTTCGCGCGCGCAACGATCTTCGCGATGCCATCGGACCACGAGACGTTCGGCCAGAGCTACCTCGAGGCCTGGAGCGCCGGCCTCCCGGTGATCGCGGGCGACATCGCGCCGCTGCGCGAGGTCGTCCGCGAAGGAGTCGACGGTCTGCATCTGAAGAACGAGCCGCGCGCGATCGCCGACGCGATCCTCGCGCTGCTCCGCGATCCCGAGCGAGCTCGCGAGATGGGAACGGCGGGACGAGAACGCGTATCTCGCGAATTCTCATGGCCGGCGGTCGCGCGGCGGACGGAGGTCGCGTACGCGGCGGCGGTGGAGGTGCGCGACGGGCGGCGCGCGCGGACGTAA